The segment CAACTCCACCATTTCATTTTCTCCGGTTCGGGTAATTCCGTAGCGGAAACATAAACGGCACAACGAAATACGTAAAGCATACATCGATCCACTCGGACTCCCTGAAGTTTACAAAGTTCTTCGTATAGAAGATCCGGATTTTTCATGGATAATTCCTGCTTACTTCGTAGACCTAGATTCCATAGATCCTCGGCAATAACCTTACCCACTCCCGGCAAGGTACGAAATTCTTTAAGAATGAAACTTTTTTCCGAATCCACAGGCCGTAAGATATCTTACCCATAGATATTAATCAAGCCTTTGCGGAATTTTAAAAAGTCGGAAACGGATGAATAACATTCCGAATTTCAGATCTCGATCAGTGCTTTCCGTTCAGGTCATTTCCGTGAAACAAAACCGGAAAGATATCGGCCCCCGATACTTTAAACTTAAACCGTCCCGGCAATAAAGTAAGGATTCTATCAAATCGGCATCTTTTTTCCGAATTTTTATCCGCGTTCCGAAACGTATCTAGCAAAGATATTTCTGAAATTGCATAAATTAAACGACGAAGCCAATAAATCCTCGATCGACATAAGATTCTAAATAAAATGATTTTAGTGATTTCTCTCAACAAGCTTGCATAAGCGAAGCAATAAAGAATTATTGAATAATACTAATAACCGTCGTATATATTTGCAAAATCTCTACGACTTATGAGTTAGAAGCCCAATGGATGTTCGAGTACCATTAATCTCAGTTTCAACTCTGATTGCTTGCGAATTTTTTTCCTGTTCGAGTGCGCCTCCCGTACGTCCTAAAGAGGGAATTCGGGGAAATTCTGCCTTCGTTCGAGATATTGCACTCTACAAATCGCGAGAGCGAATGAAATCGGAGGGAATCGTCGGATTAGGGATCACTATCGTCGATGGTGAAAGGACCGTAATAAGCGCCGGACTAGGAAAAGCTTCCGCAGAAAACGAAGCCTCCGAAAATACGATTTTTAAAGTAGGTTCCCTTTCCAAAATATTTACCGGGATCGCAATTTTACAATTAGCGGAGAACGGAAAAATAGTATTGGATGACCCTGCAGAAAAGTATATTCCCGAACTCAAAGGGTTATCCTCAAGATTTCCCGACGCGAAACCGTTTACGATTCGACAACTTTTAACGCACCACTCCGGCTTACCTTCGGATATTTTCGAGGATTGGAAGTTATCCGACCATTCATACGAGAAATATCCCTACAACGAACTTCCTCCCTTATTGCAAGGAATTCACTTAACGCGAAAGCCGGACACTGCATTTGCTTACAGTAATTTAGGATTTTCCCTATTAGGAATTATCGTAGAACGTGCAAGCGGTTATCGTTTCGAAGATTATATGAAGGTATATATATTCGGACCGGCCGGCATGAAGAATACTAGCTTTTACGACGATCTTCCCGAGAACGGAAAGGCGATCGGATATGCGGGGGGATTTTGGAAGTCGGAAATGAAAGTACCGAAAATCCGGGATATCGCAGCAGGATCTCTTTCAACGACTCCCAGCGACATGGGGTCGTTTATCAAAGCATTATTTACGAGAAATAGATACGGAAACAAACTTCTAACTAACAGGAGCTTTAACGAATTCTACGCTAAGCAAAACAAAGGAATAGAAAGGGATTTAGATTTCGAGATAGGATTGCCTCTATGGAGATTCAAGGACGATAAAAATAATCTAGTTTTTGCCGGACACGGTGGAGATTTGCCTCCTTTTTCTTCCTATTTTTTGTTGGATCCGGAAAGAGAAACCGGGATCTTTATAGTTTCCAATACTTTAACGTCAGGATCAACAGGATTAGAGGATCTCGCGATCGACTTGTTATCTCTTACCTCCGAGGCAAAGTCCGGAAAGATGATATCATTGCCGGAAAAGACCAAATTACAAAAAACTCCGAATAAAGACGAAATTCTATCCTGGAAAAGATGGGAGGGATACTATGCGTCTCCGCACGGTTTACACAAACTTGAAATCGGAAATAAGAATCCGAATTTAAATCTATTCTCTTTCAATATTTCGCTTAATCCGCTTCAGGACGGAGATTTCGTTCCAAAGCTACCCAGATTATTCGGCTTCTTCGAGTCAGCGAGAGATAACCTCGAGCAGTTCAGAGTCTCGTTTCATGAATTTTCCGGGCAACCTGCTTTGGCATTCTCTACGATTCGAATCCCGAGAGGAGGAATCTTGGGAATTGCCGAGAAAGTGGAGCCTTACCCTCTCCCACCCGAGTGGAGAGATCGATTGAATCTATATAAGCCCGAGTGTATGGACCAAGGCGACATATTAGAAAAAGTGCAATTCGAGTATGACAGCGAAGCCGGATTCATTTTAATGCATTTATTTCTGAAATTACCTTGGGCAGACACCGAGGAAATATTCCCGGTCAAACCCGTTGACAAGGACTCGGTGATAATTCTAGGGCACGGGAGAAATCTAGGAGACACGTTGAAGTTCGGCGGGGATGAAAAAGGGGAAATCTTATACTATTCCGGTCATAAAATGCGACGGATCAGAATCACCAGCTCGGATTCGCATAACCGCGCGAAAAACAAAAGAGGTTGTCCGGCGAATGTGCCTTTATCGAATCTCTTAAAGAATCTGCATTTCTTAAAGCAAAAACAAAAGGAATAACCCTATTTCTCA is part of the Leptospira broomii serovar Hurstbridge str. 5399 genome and harbors:
- a CDS encoding serine hydrolase domain-containing protein; translated protein: MKSEGIVGLGITIVDGERTVISAGLGKASAENEASENTIFKVGSLSKIFTGIAILQLAENGKIVLDDPAEKYIPELKGLSSRFPDAKPFTIRQLLTHHSGLPSDIFEDWKLSDHSYEKYPYNELPPLLQGIHLTRKPDTAFAYSNLGFSLLGIIVERASGYRFEDYMKVYIFGPAGMKNTSFYDDLPENGKAIGYAGGFWKSEMKVPKIRDIAAGSLSTTPSDMGSFIKALFTRNRYGNKLLTNRSFNEFYAKQNKGIERDLDFEIGLPLWRFKDDKNNLVFAGHGGDLPPFSSYFLLDPERETGIFIVSNTLTSGSTGLEDLAIDLLSLTSEAKSGKMISLPEKTKLQKTPNKDEILSWKRWEGYYASPHGLHKLEIGNKNPNLNLFSFNISLNPLQDGDFVPKLPRLFGFFESARDNLEQFRVSFHEFSGQPALAFSTIRIPRGGILGIAEKVEPYPLPPEWRDRLNLYKPECMDQGDILEKVQFEYDSEAGFILMHLFLKLPWADTEEIFPVKPVDKDSVIILGHGRNLGDTLKFGGDEKGEILYYSGHKMRRIRITSSDSHNRAKNKRGCPANVPLSNLLKNLHFLKQKQKE
- a CDS encoding helix-hairpin-helix domain-containing protein, translating into MDSEKSFILKEFRTLPGVGKVIAEDLWNLGLRSKQELSMKNPDLLYEELCKLQGVRVDRCMLYVFRCAVYVSATELPEPEKMKWWSWKD